Proteins from a single region of Desulfovibrio inopinatus DSM 10711:
- a CDS encoding exopolyphosphatase has translation MRLLTRSDFDGLICAVLLKEAGVMDEWKFVHPKDVQDGLVPVSDNDILANVPYAPGVGLWFDHHSSEKERLDFNFEFKGASKDYPSCARVIWEYYGGHETFPKHLDEMLEYVDRCDSGNLTADEISNPAGWILLSFIMDPRTGLGRYRDYRISNYQLMERLVDMCRTMSVDTLLEDHDVKERISRYFEQEKLFRKMIEDNSTIHGSCIVLDLRNQDEIYTGNRFTLYTIFPQCNISIQIIWGKQKQNTVFTVGHSIINRTNKTDVGKLMLKYGGGGHMKVGTCQVDTSQAETVLQELIATVNNSG, from the coding sequence ATGAGACTGTTAACCCGCTCTGATTTCGATGGACTGATTTGCGCCGTGCTGCTCAAAGAGGCCGGCGTGATGGACGAATGGAAGTTTGTCCACCCCAAAGATGTGCAGGATGGTCTCGTCCCGGTAAGCGACAATGATATCCTGGCCAATGTGCCCTATGCCCCTGGAGTAGGACTGTGGTTCGATCACCACTCCAGTGAAAAGGAGCGGCTTGATTTCAATTTCGAATTCAAGGGAGCAAGCAAAGACTATCCGAGTTGTGCTCGTGTGATTTGGGAATATTACGGCGGACATGAGACGTTTCCCAAACACCTTGACGAGATGCTGGAATATGTTGACCGGTGCGATAGCGGTAATCTTACAGCCGACGAGATTAGCAATCCAGCAGGTTGGATTCTTCTCAGCTTCATCATGGATCCCCGCACAGGCCTTGGCCGTTACCGCGACTACCGAATCAGCAATTATCAACTCATGGAGCGGCTCGTCGACATGTGCCGGACCATGTCCGTGGACACGCTCCTTGAAGACCATGACGTCAAAGAGCGTATCAGTCGATACTTCGAACAGGAAAAATTATTCCGAAAAATGATCGAAGATAATTCGACCATTCACGGGTCCTGCATCGTGCTTGACCTACGCAATCAAGATGAAATTTATACGGGAAATCGCTTCACCCTGTATACGATCTTCCCGCAATGCAATATCTCCATCCAAATCATTTGGGGCAAACAGAAGCAAAACACCGTATTCACGGTAGGTCACAGTATCATCAACCGGACCAATAAAACCGACGTTGGAAAACTCATGCTCAAATATGGTGGCGGTGGCCATATGAAAGTCGGAACATGCCAAGTTGATACATCCCAAGCGGAGACGGTACTGCAAGAACTTATTGCCACCGTGAACAACAGCGGCTAA
- a CDS encoding quaternary amine ABC transporter ATP-binding protein, with translation MSKIEVQNLYKVFGRNPERAIPMLEQGKAKDEILKKTKLSVGVNNVSFSVNEGEILVIMGLSGSGKSTLIRCVNRLIEPTDGVINIDGVDVMGLSHDDLLAFRRKKFGMVFQNFALFPHRTVLENVEFGLEIQGKDAAFMRKKATESLNLVGLEGWGDYYPKNLSGGMQQRVGLARALAVDPDILIMDEAFSALDPLIRQDMQDELIALQDRVQKTILFITHDLDEALKLGDRIILLKDGKLVQEGTAEDILTNPATPYVEKFVENVDMSKVLTAKSVMNPPRVVAYRTDGPRVALHKMREAGISSLFVLGKGHILRGMVTAEDAADAIKNGAKDLESILNTDIKTVELDTPVLDFMQELAALPIPIAVVKEDGKLAGVIVRGSLLAGLTEKGQAETND, from the coding sequence ATGAGTAAAATCGAAGTCCAGAATCTTTACAAGGTGTTCGGGCGCAATCCCGAGCGGGCTATCCCTATGCTCGAGCAGGGAAAGGCAAAAGATGAAATACTCAAGAAAACGAAACTGAGTGTTGGGGTCAATAATGTTTCCTTCTCTGTTAATGAGGGGGAAATTCTTGTTATTATGGGCCTTTCCGGGAGCGGTAAATCAACGCTGATTCGTTGTGTCAATCGACTTATAGAACCTACTGACGGTGTCATCAACATTGACGGCGTTGACGTCATGGGGCTCTCGCATGATGATTTGCTTGCCTTTCGACGCAAAAAGTTCGGGATGGTCTTTCAGAATTTCGCGCTGTTCCCCCATCGGACCGTTTTGGAAAATGTCGAGTTCGGTCTGGAGATCCAGGGAAAAGATGCTGCCTTCATGCGCAAAAAAGCCACGGAATCGCTCAATCTTGTCGGATTGGAAGGTTGGGGTGATTATTACCCCAAAAATCTGTCCGGCGGCATGCAGCAGCGCGTCGGCTTGGCACGTGCTTTGGCGGTCGATCCCGATATCTTGATTATGGACGAAGCGTTCAGCGCTTTGGACCCACTTATTCGTCAGGATATGCAGGATGAGCTTATCGCCCTGCAGGATCGCGTCCAGAAAACCATTTTATTTATCACCCACGATCTCGATGAAGCCCTGAAGCTTGGTGATCGCATTATATTGTTAAAAGATGGTAAACTTGTTCAGGAAGGCACCGCCGAAGATATCCTCACCAATCCTGCCACGCCGTATGTCGAGAAATTTGTCGAGAATGTGGATATGTCGAAAGTCTTGACGGCCAAGTCTGTCATGAACCCTCCACGTGTCGTTGCCTATCGGACAGATGGACCACGAGTTGCTCTGCATAAAATGCGTGAAGCCGGCATTTCCAGCCTGTTTGTGTTAGGGAAAGGCCACATTCTGCGTGGTATGGTGACGGCCGAAGATGCAGCCGATGCCATCAAAAACGGCGCAAAAGATCTCGAATCCATTTTGAACACCGATATTAAAACCGTTGAGCTCGATACCCCGGTCCTTGATTTCATGCAGGAATTGGCCGCGTTGCCGATCCCGATTGCCGTGGTCAAGGAAGACGGCAAATTGGCTGGCGTTATTGTGCGTGGCTCGCTTTTGGCGGGTTTGACGGAAAAGGGACAGGCGGAAACCAATGACTGA
- a CDS encoding ABC transporter permease codes for MTDYRIPIAETVRGTIDFLSDNFAPLTKAVSSVMETLIEFLVEGLLQVHPLIIIVVVALIAWRVASRGVALFTFFGLLLIWNQNLWEPTVETLALVVFATAIAVLIGLPLGILSAIYKGVYRVVFPILDFMQTMPAFVYLIPAIPFFGLGPVSAIFSTVIFAMPPAIRLTCLGIKQVPESLTEAADAFGATKSQKLLKVQLPLAGPTIMAGVNQTIMLSLSMVVIAAMIGAGGLGSEVWKAIQRFQPGQGFAAGLGVVILAIILDRITQQVGAKNY; via the coding sequence ATGACTGATTACAGAATTCCTATCGCGGAAACCGTTCGCGGCACCATTGATTTTCTTTCGGATAATTTCGCACCGCTGACGAAAGCGGTGTCGAGTGTCATGGAAACGCTCATCGAATTTCTCGTCGAGGGTTTGCTTCAAGTTCATCCGCTCATCATCATTGTAGTTGTAGCACTGATTGCATGGCGGGTGGCGAGCCGGGGGGTGGCACTCTTCACGTTTTTTGGCTTGCTTCTTATTTGGAACCAAAACCTTTGGGAACCGACTGTCGAGACATTGGCGTTGGTCGTTTTTGCTACAGCTATTGCCGTACTTATCGGTCTGCCTCTTGGCATTCTCTCGGCGATCTACAAAGGCGTTTATCGAGTTGTGTTTCCCATTCTTGATTTTATGCAAACCATGCCGGCGTTTGTCTATCTTATACCGGCGATTCCTTTTTTTGGTCTTGGTCCAGTTTCGGCGATATTTTCCACGGTTATTTTTGCCATGCCGCCAGCAATCCGGCTCACGTGCTTGGGCATCAAGCAGGTGCCTGAATCCTTAACTGAAGCCGCTGATGCGTTCGGTGCGACCAAAAGCCAAAAGCTTTTGAAGGTTCAATTGCCGCTTGCGGGGCCGACAATAATGGCCGGTGTCAACCAAACTATTATGTTGTCACTGTCCATGGTCGTTATCGCCGCAATGATCGGTGCCGGAGGCTTGGGGTCTGAAGTCTGGAAGGCCATTCAACGCTTTCAACCTGGCCAAGGGTTTGCCGCTGGCTTGGGTGTTGTTATCTTGGCCATTATTCTTGACCGTATTACGCAGCAGGTTGGAGCAAAGAATTATTAA
- a CDS encoding glycine betaine ABC transporter substrate-binding protein, producing MKKLLFAFIAACLILPSLAGQALADDKKIEFAYVEWDSSVATINVMKAILEDELGYKMKLTSVAAAAMWQATASGDVDGFACAWLPATHADYYKAFGKKVVDLGASLNGAKIGWVVPTYVTIDSIEQVNANADKFDGKVIGIDPGAGLMRASEEAMKEYDLKDMKLLEGSDATMTAALGDAVKNNKWIIVTGWTPHWMFATWDLKYLKDPKSVFGGEESVHTIVREGFEKDHPEAAAFLKNFHWTAKEEAQVMVANRKQGSDLLENARAWLKEHPERVQEWLKGVKK from the coding sequence ATGAAAAAATTACTTTTTGCCTTCATTGCAGCTTGCTTGATTTTGCCCAGCTTGGCAGGACAGGCTTTGGCAGACGACAAAAAGATCGAGTTTGCCTATGTTGAATGGGATAGCTCTGTGGCGACCATCAATGTAATGAAAGCCATTCTTGAAGATGAACTGGGCTATAAAATGAAATTGACGTCGGTTGCAGCGGCAGCGATGTGGCAGGCGACGGCCTCCGGAGATGTCGACGGTTTCGCTTGCGCTTGGTTGCCCGCCACACATGCTGACTACTACAAAGCCTTTGGGAAAAAAGTCGTCGATCTTGGAGCGAGCCTCAATGGCGCGAAAATCGGTTGGGTTGTTCCGACCTACGTGACCATCGATTCTATTGAACAAGTTAATGCCAATGCCGACAAGTTCGACGGCAAGGTTATTGGTATCGATCCCGGCGCTGGCCTGATGCGTGCTTCGGAAGAGGCCATGAAAGAATACGATCTGAAAGACATGAAATTGCTCGAAGGATCGGACGCCACGATGACAGCTGCCCTGGGCGATGCCGTCAAAAACAATAAATGGATCATTGTTACCGGCTGGACTCCTCACTGGATGTTCGCCACATGGGATCTGAAATATCTCAAGGACCCCAAGAGTGTTTTTGGTGGAGAAGAATCCGTCCACACCATAGTGCGCGAAGGGTTTGAAAAAGACCATCCCGAAGCAGCTGCGTTCCTGAAAAATTTCCATTGGACAGCCAAAGAAGAAGCCCAAGTCATGGTTGCCAACCGCAAACAAGGCTCGGATTTATTAGAAAACGCGAGAGCATGGCTCAAAGAACATCCTGAACGTGTGCAGGAATGGCTCAAAGGCGTGAAAAAATAG
- the nifE gene encoding nitrogenase iron-molybdenum cofactor biosynthesis protein NifE, with protein sequence MEPIIFDERKDQIYRKGGNEPFELACNRDSLAGAVSQRACVFCGSRVVLYPIADALHLVHGPIGCAAYTWDIRGSVSSGPELHRLSFSTDLRERDVIYGGEPKLEEALRELIKRHSPKAAFVYSTCIVGIIGDDMEAVCRKMTEETGIPVIPVMSEGFKGNKRAGYMAACQALDRLVGTGDTTGISPISINILGDFNLAGEIWILRSYFERMGVEVVANVTGDGRVADIARSHGAALNLVQCSGATQELAKMMEEQYGIPYKHISYLGIEDTAESLYEVARFFQDKDPGIMERTQNLVREELAAIFPEIKEMRKDLEGKNAAIYVGGAFKAFSLIKAFRHLGMKVVLVGSQTGTEEDYRELEAITDEGTIIVDDSNPLELSAFIKEKDVDIFVGGVKERPIAYKLGVGFCDHNHERKEALEGFVGMLNFAREVHRTVTSPVWNFMPRKRKSNLAQTVKTAVGESS encoded by the coding sequence ATGGAACCCATCATTTTCGACGAACGCAAGGATCAGATATACCGCAAGGGCGGCAACGAACCATTTGAATTAGCCTGCAACCGAGATTCCTTGGCCGGAGCAGTTAGCCAACGAGCCTGTGTTTTTTGTGGATCACGCGTCGTGCTGTACCCCATCGCCGACGCTTTGCATCTTGTGCATGGTCCCATCGGATGTGCGGCATACACATGGGACATTCGTGGCTCTGTATCCTCGGGCCCGGAACTGCATCGACTCAGTTTTTCGACCGATCTGCGCGAACGTGATGTAATTTACGGTGGCGAGCCCAAGCTTGAAGAAGCCCTTCGCGAGCTTATCAAGCGACACTCTCCGAAAGCCGCGTTTGTGTATTCTACCTGTATCGTCGGTATTATTGGCGACGATATGGAAGCGGTGTGTCGCAAAATGACCGAAGAAACCGGAATTCCGGTTATCCCGGTCATGTCGGAAGGTTTCAAAGGGAACAAACGCGCCGGATATATGGCTGCATGCCAAGCGTTGGACCGTCTTGTCGGTACGGGAGACACCACGGGAATTTCCCCGATTTCAATAAATATTTTGGGTGACTTCAACCTGGCCGGGGAAATTTGGATTTTGCGTTCCTATTTTGAACGCATGGGCGTGGAAGTTGTTGCCAATGTCACAGGTGACGGTCGAGTTGCTGATATCGCTCGCAGTCACGGGGCCGCACTCAATCTTGTGCAGTGTTCTGGTGCCACCCAGGAACTCGCCAAGATGATGGAGGAGCAATACGGCATTCCCTACAAACATATTTCGTATCTTGGCATCGAAGACACGGCCGAATCGCTGTATGAAGTTGCACGTTTCTTCCAGGATAAAGATCCCGGCATCATGGAGCGTACGCAAAACCTCGTCCGTGAAGAATTGGCGGCCATTTTCCCGGAAATTAAGGAAATGCGTAAAGACCTTGAGGGCAAGAATGCAGCCATTTATGTGGGCGGAGCCTTCAAAGCATTCTCACTTATTAAAGCCTTCCGTCACCTCGGCATGAAGGTTGTGCTTGTCGGCTCTCAGACCGGTACGGAAGAAGACTATCGCGAACTCGAAGCGATTACAGATGAAGGAACCATCATTGTTGACGATTCTAACCCTCTGGAATTGTCGGCCTTCATAAAAGAAAAAGATGTCGACATCTTTGTTGGCGGCGTGAAGGAACGTCCTATTGCCTACAAGCTCGGTGTTGGTTTTTGTGACCACAACCATGAGCGGAAAGAAGCCCTGGAAGGCTTTGTCGGCATGCTGAATTTTGCTCGCGAGGTGCACCGTACGGTCACGAGCCCAGTGTGGAACTTTATGCCCCGCAAACGCAAATCCAACCTCGCTCAGACCGTTAAAACGGCCGTGGGAGAATCGTCATGA